The following coding sequences lie in one Miscanthus floridulus cultivar M001 chromosome 9, ASM1932011v1, whole genome shotgun sequence genomic window:
- the LOC136484009 gene encoding secreted RxLR effector protein 161-like — protein MEERLKLMKASTTAKVDATLYWNIIGGLHYLVHMRQDITFVVGYVSRFMVDPRVDHWAAMKWLLRYVKGTVDQGIVFPKTDKSGLQLMVFRDVDMARDIDGPRSTSGVLVFLGSAPISWLSLKQKVVALSTCEADYMAAATMACQAMWLRRLLGELTDVEAHPPALMVDNQPCRTVAIAGAGAKVSPAMTSRHYSSMAA, from the coding sequence atggaggagcgattGAAGCTAATGAAGGCCAGTACtacggcgaaggtagatgcaacactctactggaacatcatcggcggtctgcactacctagtccacatgaggcagGACATTACATTCGTCGTGGGCTATGTCAGCCGCTTCATGGTGGATCCCCGAGTGGATCACTGGGCTGCGATGAAGTGGCTGCTACGCTACGTTAAGGGGAcagtggatcaggggatcgtcttccccaagaccgacAAAAGTGGGCTGCAACTCATGGTGTTCCGTGATGTAGACATGGCTAGGGACATCGATGGAccgcggagcacctctggcgtgctcgtcttccttgggtcggctccaatctcatggctgtcgctaaAACAAAAGGTGGTGGCACTGTCCACATGCGAGGCAGACTACATGGCGGCGGCCACAATGGCGTGCCAAGCtatgtggctgcgccggctgctgggcgagctgaccgatgtggaagctcacccaccagcactgatggtggacaaccagccctgccgcactgtagccatagCAGGTGCAGGCGCAAAAGTCAGCCCTGCTATGACATCTAGACactatagcagcatggcagcctga
- the LOC136484013 gene encoding uncharacterized protein: MLVKYIQIALSMETMLDLSNLTIEDVTGRLWVVDERMEQATATKDSASSNCGGDDKHHGKASLEKKKKKVDPNACWRCAKTGHWSKECPNRKQEKKAEAHIAQADEDDEATLLRASFYALHDVEAKEKGEMMVLKGHGKALKAVNLDEPRAQVHLGCVGGRQEQLRYLDFGASNHMMGSKEAFFELDGNMTSTVKFGDGSRVAIRGRGTIIFRCQNGEHHVLTNLDEYGSEVLIKDGVLRFRDREQRLLAKVKRSRNWLYMLNLKVE; the protein is encoded by the exons atgctggtgaagtacatccagatcgctctgtCTAtggagacgatgctggacttatccaacctcactattgaggatgtgacaggccgtctatgggtggtggacgagcgcatggagcaggccacagcaacaAAGGACAGCG cctcctccaacTGCGGTGGCGATGACAAGCACCacggcaaggcttctttggagaagaagaagaaaaaggtcgaccccaacgcctgctggCGTTGTGCGAAGACGGGCCATTGgtcaaaggagtgcccaaatcgcaagcaagagaagaaggctgaggctcatatAGCGCAGgccgatgaggatgatgaggccactctcctgagggcatcgttctatgcactgcacgacgttgaggcgaaggagaagggagagatgATGGTGTTGAAAGGGCACGGCAAGGCTttaaaggctgtcaacctcgatgaaccgcgtgcccaagtccacctcggatgtgTGGGCGGCAGACAAGAGCAGCTGCGGTACCTAGACTTTGGCGCTAGCAACcatatgatgggctccaaggaagccttctttGAGCTCGACGGCAACATGACTAGCACGGTGAAGTTCGgggacggctcaagggtggcgatccgagggcgcggcacgatcatctttaggtgccagaacggTGAGCACCACGTGCTGAcgaat CTGGATGAGTAtggcagcgaggtactgatcaaggatggtgtCCTCAGgttcagggaccgggagcagcgccttcttgccaaggtgaagaggtctcgGAACTGGCTATACATGCTCAACTTGAAGGTGGAGTAG